One Molothrus aeneus isolate 106 chromosome 6, BPBGC_Maene_1.0, whole genome shotgun sequence genomic window carries:
- the RPL27A gene encoding large ribosomal subunit protein uL15, with translation MPSRLRKTRKLRGHVSHGHGRVGKHRKHPGGRGNAGGLHHHRINFDKYHPGYFGKVGMRHYHLKRNQKFCPTVNLDKLWTLVSEQTRLNYAKNEAGLAPVIDVVRSGYYKVLGKGKLPKQPVIVKAKFFSRRAEEKIKEVGGACVLVA, from the exons ATG CCTTCCCGGCTCAGGAAGACGCGGAAGCTGAGAGGACACGTCAGCCACGGCCACGGCCGCGTGG GCAAACACAGGAAGCATCCTGGAGGACGTGGTAATGCTGGTGGTTTGCACCATCACAGGATTAACTTTGATAAATA TCACCCTGGTTACTTTGGGAAGGTGGGCATGAGGCACTATCACTTGAAGAGGAACCAGAAGTTCTGTCCCACTGTGAACCTGGACAAGCTGTGGACGCTGGTCAGTGAGCAGACCAGGCTCAACTACGCCAAGAACGAGGCCGGCCTGGCCCCGGTCATCGACGTCGTGCGCTCG gGCTACTACAAAGTGCTGGGCAAGGGGAAGCTGCCCAAGCAGCCTGTCATTGTGAAAGCCAAGTTCTTCAGTAGAAGAGCAGAGGAGAAGATCAAAGAAGTTGGTGGTGCCTGTGTGCTTGTGGCATaa